A genome region from Aurantiacibacter sp. MUD61 includes the following:
- a CDS encoding APC family permease: MDQSYKPPRVIGLAGATLMNLNGVIGAGIFALPALLYAGAGSYAPLAIFAFALLSCSTLAIFGRLSTRFDQSGGPQLYVEYAFGRFAGFEAGWCIMGANIAARAANFHVIVAYLAAIFPVFDDPVIRLVTIMALIAAFTLLAISGTRRSIGALWVGTALKVTPILLLCIVGLFTSGIPDEFVAPQFSEVEATALLLAYAFSGGGVSTITAGETRNAQRTVFLSMYINLAIVAALYVLVQLTYVAIAPEAANMDRPLAAAGEAVFGAWGGILISIAAIFSIGTGQLNYFVAMPRLFYGMGRRGLLPRHFASISSRFDTPWFAITVYGFIIAALALSGTFRSLAELMVATETLVVIAGICAFIAMWVRNSSGFAKGMGVLWGGITMIAIAFNLWLLAQVPWSAALPTGGILLVGALIYLIARRRDGDVEAIHIAQT; the protein is encoded by the coding sequence ATGGACCAATCGTATAAACCGCCGCGTGTCATAGGACTGGCCGGCGCGACACTCATGAATCTCAACGGCGTTATCGGCGCCGGGATCTTCGCACTTCCTGCGCTGCTTTACGCAGGCGCGGGAAGCTACGCGCCGCTGGCCATTTTCGCCTTCGCCCTTTTGAGTTGCAGTACGCTTGCCATTTTCGGGAGGCTCAGCACGCGGTTCGACCAGTCGGGCGGTCCGCAGCTCTATGTCGAATATGCCTTCGGACGCTTCGCAGGTTTCGAAGCGGGCTGGTGCATCATGGGCGCGAATATCGCCGCGCGTGCGGCCAATTTCCACGTAATCGTCGCTTACCTGGCCGCGATCTTCCCGGTGTTCGACGATCCGGTGATCCGCCTGGTGACCATCATGGCGCTGATTGCGGCCTTCACCCTGCTCGCCATATCCGGCACGCGCCGTTCCATTGGCGCGCTGTGGGTCGGAACGGCGCTGAAAGTCACGCCAATCCTCCTGCTGTGCATCGTCGGGCTGTTCACCAGCGGAATACCGGACGAATTCGTCGCCCCGCAATTCAGCGAAGTCGAGGCCACTGCCCTGCTCCTCGCCTATGCGTTTTCGGGTGGAGGCGTCTCGACGATCACCGCCGGGGAGACGCGCAACGCGCAGCGCACCGTCTTCCTGTCGATGTATATCAACCTCGCAATTGTTGCGGCGCTATATGTGCTGGTCCAGCTGACCTATGTCGCCATTGCGCCGGAAGCAGCCAATATGGATCGCCCACTGGCGGCTGCCGGTGAGGCCGTGTTCGGTGCATGGGGCGGTATCCTGATCTCCATTGCCGCGATCTTTTCGATTGGCACCGGCCAGCTCAATTATTTCGTTGCCATGCCGCGCCTGTTTTACGGCATGGGCAGGCGCGGACTTTTGCCGCGGCACTTTGCCAGCATTTCATCGCGCTTCGACACGCCGTGGTTTGCCATCACGGTGTACGGCTTCATCATTGCCGCCCTCGCGCTCAGCGGGACTTTCCGATCGCTGGCGGAGCTGATGGTCGCAACCGAAACGCTGGTGGTCATTGCCGGCATCTGTGCCTTTATCGCCATGTGGGTGCGCAATAGCTCGGGCTTTGCGAAGGGTATGGGAGTGCTCTGGGGTGGCATCACGATGATCGCGATCGCGTTCAATTTGTGGCTGCTCGCGCAAGTGCCATGGAGCGCCGCATTGCCGACCGGTGGCATCCTTTTGGTGGGCGCATTAATCTATCTGATTGCCCGGCGCAGGGATGGCGATGTCGAGGCGATCCACATCGCACAAACATAG
- a CDS encoding MauE/DoxX family redox-associated membrane protein, translated as MSKTATLYRMDMENHTCPYGLKSKWLLESKGYTVEDHTLDNRAETDAFKEKHGVKTTPQAWIGDERIGGYTDLRAHFGNPVNKDGTSYWPVAVLFMMTALMALGGAFVATGEALSILSAEWFVSFSMCVLAYLKLRDIESFSTMFLNYDLLAKRWVPYGYIYPWAEGLAGVLMTAHVLNIVSIPVALFIGTIGAVSVFKAVYIDKRELKCACVGGDSNVPLGFISLTENLFMVGMAVWMLVKPAIL; from the coding sequence ATGAGCAAGACCGCCACACTCTATCGCATGGACATGGAAAACCACACCTGTCCTTATGGCCTGAAGTCGAAATGGCTGCTGGAAAGCAAGGGTTATACTGTCGAGGATCATACGCTCGATAACCGCGCAGAGACCGACGCTTTCAAGGAAAAGCACGGTGTGAAGACCACGCCGCAGGCCTGGATCGGCGATGAGCGGATCGGTGGCTATACCGACCTGCGCGCGCATTTCGGCAATCCCGTGAACAAGGACGGCACGAGCTACTGGCCCGTCGCCGTGCTATTCATGATGACTGCGCTGATGGCGCTGGGTGGAGCCTTCGTGGCCACCGGAGAGGCGCTATCGATCCTGTCTGCCGAATGGTTCGTCAGCTTCTCGATGTGCGTCCTCGCCTATCTCAAGCTGCGCGATATCGAGAGTTTCTCGACCATGTTCCTCAACTACGATCTGCTCGCCAAACGCTGGGTCCCGTATGGCTACATTTACCCATGGGCCGAGGGGCTGGCGGGCGTACTGATGACCGCGCATGTGCTGAACATCGTCTCTATTCCCGTCGCGCTGTTCATCGGCACCATCGGGGCGGTGAGTGTGTTCAAGGCGGTCTACATCGACAAGCGAGAGCTGAAATGCGCCTGCGTCGGCGGCGACAGCAACGTGCCGCTCGGCTTTATCTCGCTAACCGAAAACCTGTTCATGGTCGGCATGGCCGTATGGATGCTGGTGAAGCCTGCGATCCTTTAG
- a CDS encoding DUF885 domain-containing protein, which yields MKRYAALLLASVAVAGCQAAEAETATIECATTQTECINTWFEEKFEEYLAFSPILQTSLGIKTDYGALDDFSVEGIEEQNAWLQQARADMEANFDYDALDDEAKQSYDMMIYLAESSAGRMEYLDNEYILHQMQGAHAFLPSFLLGQHTVESEEDMVAFISRLEAMGPAMDQLLIRAQANAELGTRPPRFSYDAVIAESQGLISGAPFDDGEPSDLWAGTEERLTSLVEEGTITEERAEELREDARVALTQSMAPAYQRVVDWFSEDIENTVAGNGVSSLANGEAYYNYMLEQSTTTELTADEIHEIGLSEVARIRGEMEAIKEQVGFEGTLDEFFVFIREDPQFFFSNDEAGAQAYIDRATMHIDELTERLPEFFGRLPRAALEVRRVEPFREQDGAAQHYRPGTPDGSRPGVYYAHLSDMTAMPIPPLEAIAYHEGNPGHHMQISISQELEGIPRFRTQGAYQTAYVEGWALYSEVLAKEMGGYEDPYSEFGQLQSEMWRAIRLVVDTGIHAKGWTEDEAVAYCLENSPNPETVARSEVQRYFVLPGQATSYKIGMMRIQELRAEAEEELGDDFDIRGFHDTLLNGGSMPLSILERRVDLWKAGLQEG from the coding sequence ATGAAACGTTACGCAGCACTTCTGCTGGCATCGGTCGCCGTGGCTGGCTGCCAGGCCGCCGAGGCAGAAACCGCCACGATCGAATGCGCCACCACGCAAACCGAATGCATCAACACCTGGTTCGAGGAGAAGTTCGAGGAATATCTCGCCTTCAGCCCGATCCTGCAGACCAGCCTCGGCATCAAGACCGATTATGGCGCGCTGGATGATTTCAGTGTCGAAGGGATCGAGGAGCAGAACGCGTGGTTGCAGCAGGCCCGCGCCGACATGGAAGCCAATTTCGATTACGACGCGCTCGATGATGAGGCCAAGCAATCATACGACATGATGATCTATCTGGCGGAGAGTTCTGCCGGCCGGATGGAATATCTCGACAACGAATATATCCTGCACCAGATGCAGGGCGCCCACGCCTTCCTGCCGAGCTTCCTGCTGGGCCAGCATACGGTGGAGAGCGAGGAAGACATGGTCGCTTTCATCTCCCGCCTCGAAGCCATGGGCCCGGCGATGGACCAACTGCTCATCCGCGCGCAGGCCAATGCCGAGCTTGGCACACGCCCGCCGCGCTTTTCCTATGATGCGGTGATCGCGGAATCGCAGGGCCTTATCTCCGGTGCTCCCTTCGACGATGGCGAGCCATCGGATCTGTGGGCCGGCACCGAAGAACGTCTCACTAGTCTGGTCGAGGAGGGCACGATCACTGAAGAGCGCGCCGAAGAACTCCGCGAAGATGCGCGCGTCGCACTTACCCAGAGCATGGCGCCCGCCTACCAGCGCGTTGTCGACTGGTTCAGCGAAGACATCGAGAATACCGTGGCAGGCAATGGCGTCAGCAGCCTCGCCAATGGTGAAGCCTATTACAACTACATGCTCGAACAGAGCACTACGACCGAGCTGACCGCAGACGAAATCCACGAAATCGGCCTCTCCGAAGTCGCCCGCATCCGCGGCGAGATGGAAGCGATCAAGGAGCAGGTCGGCTTCGAGGGCACGCTGGACGAGTTCTTCGTCTTCATCCGCGAGGACCCGCAGTTCTTCTTCTCGAATGATGAGGCGGGCGCGCAGGCCTATATCGACCGTGCCACCATGCATATCGACGAGCTGACCGAGCGGCTGCCCGAATTCTTCGGCCGCCTTCCGCGCGCTGCGCTGGAAGTGCGCCGGGTGGAGCCGTTCCGCGAACAGGATGGCGCCGCGCAGCATTATCGCCCCGGTACGCCCGACGGCTCGCGCCCCGGTGTCTATTACGCGCATCTCTCGGATATGACGGCCATGCCGATCCCGCCGCTGGAGGCGATCGCCTATCACGAAGGCAATCCCGGCCACCACATGCAGATCAGCATCAGCCAAGAACTCGAAGGCATTCCGCGTTTCCGCACGCAGGGCGCGTACCAGACCGCCTATGTCGAAGGCTGGGCGCTCTATTCCGAAGTGCTGGCGAAGGAAATGGGCGGATATGAAGACCCCTATTCCGAATTCGGCCAATTGCAGAGCGAGATGTGGCGCGCGATCCGCCTGGTGGTCGACACCGGCATCCACGCCAAGGGCTGGACCGAGGATGAGGCGGTTGCCTATTGCCTCGAAAACTCGCCCAATCCGGAGACGGTCGCACGCAGCGAAGTGCAGCGCTATTTCGTGCTGCCGGGGCAAGCGACCAGCTACAAGATCGGCATGATGCGCATCCAGGAATTGCGCGCGGAGGCCGAGGAAGAGCTGGGCGATGATTTCGACATCCGCGGCTTCCACGATACGCTGCTCAATGGCGGTTCGATGCCGCTATCGATCCTCGAGCGGCGTGTGGATCTGTGGAAGGCTGGCCTGCAGGAAGGCTGA
- a CDS encoding DUF305 domain-containing protein, with product MSESGSKNEGDYKRFMAMVGTSTVIMFGLMYLNTYALSHVFWSETRFWMMFVMGAVMAVVMLHFMWGMYKNTAKNWIIIGVSVVTFALSLFLVRSQTTIDDSEYMSAMIPHHSIAIMTSERAGIEDVRVRKLANDIIRAQRKEIDEMRWLIEDIEANGIAATSAEGDARPIPEFEGEVNPGTPTPGE from the coding sequence ATGAGTGAAAGCGGCAGCAAAAACGAAGGCGATTACAAACGCTTTATGGCGATGGTGGGCACATCCACCGTCATTATGTTCGGCCTCATGTATCTCAACACCTATGCACTGAGCCACGTGTTCTGGAGCGAAACGCGCTTCTGGATGATGTTCGTCATGGGCGCGGTGATGGCTGTCGTCATGCTGCATTTCATGTGGGGCATGTACAAGAACACGGCCAAGAACTGGATCATCATCGGCGTATCAGTGGTTACTTTTGCGCTATCCCTGTTCCTCGTGCGCAGCCAGACGACGATCGACGACAGCGAATATATGTCCGCGATGATTCCGCACCATTCGATCGCAATCATGACGAGCGAGCGCGCCGGGATCGAGGATGTCCGGGTGCGCAAACTGGCGAACGATATCATCCGCGCCCAGCGCAAGGAGATCGACGAGATGCGCTGGCTGATCGAAGACATCGAGGCAAACGGCATTGCAGCCACCAGCGCCGAAGGCGATGCGCGGCCTATTCCCGAATTCGAAGGCGAAGTGAATCCGGGTACTCCCACGCCGGGCGAATAG
- a CDS encoding metal-sensitive transcriptional regulator produces the protein MSATASAKTTVNRLNRIAGQVQGVARMVEQDRYCIDVLNQMQAVKSALAKAESEILKRHAACCVAEAIASGDSAEQEQKFAELVDLLERTRK, from the coding sequence ATGTCTGCCACCGCCAGCGCCAAAACCACGGTGAACCGCCTGAACCGCATCGCAGGGCAGGTGCAGGGCGTTGCACGCATGGTGGAACAGGACCGTTATTGCATCGATGTGCTGAACCAGATGCAGGCAGTGAAGTCTGCCTTGGCCAAGGCTGAAAGCGAAATCCTGAAGCGCCACGCCGCATGCTGCGTGGCGGAAGCCATCGCTTCCGGCGACAGTGCAGAACAGGAACAGAAGTTTGCCGAGCTCGTCGACCTTCTGGAAAGGACGCGCAAATGA